Below is a genomic region from Burkholderia pseudomultivorans.
GATGGACGGCGCCGGCAGCGACCGCGGCGAACGTGGCCGACCGCACCGGGCGGTTCTGAAAAGATCTCGGCGCGACGCGATGGATGAACCGGACACACTGCGCGAATTCGAAATCACCTGGCGGCCGGCCGATCGTCGAGGCGCACGGCGGCGCGCTTTCGGCCGCGCCGCACGCCGACCGGGAAACGGTGCCGACGTTCTGGCTGCCGCTGTCGACGACGCAGCGAAGCGGTGAGACGGCGTGAACGGCGGAGCCTACACAGCGCAGATCAGGCTCCGCCCGCACGACGCGCGTCCTCACTCAGGAACCGGTGCACAAAAGTCACGGCCATCGCCCCTTCGCCGACCGCCGACGCCACCCGCTTGACCGAACCCGAGCGGACATCGCCGGCCGCGAACGACCCGGGCACGCTCGTTTCCAGATAGTAGGGCCGCCGCTCGAGCGGCCACACGCGCTCGAATTCGGGGCAGTCGTAAAGATCGCTGCCCGTCACCAGATAGCCGCCCGGATTGCGGATGATGTTCGTATCGCGCGCCCATTCGGTATTCGGCGCGCCGCCGATGCAGACGAACAGGTGCGTGGCCGGCAGCACTTCGCGCGCGCTGCCTTCCGAACGCAGCCCGATCGCTTCGAGCCGGCCGTCGCCGTGCAGCGCGTCGACGGTCGAGCCGTAGCGGACCGTCACGTTCGGCGTGCGCTCGATGCGGTCGATCAGGTAGCGCGACAGCGTCGTCGCCAGCGACGCTCCCCTCACGATCATCGTGACTTCGCGCGCGTGCCGCGCGAAATTCATCGCGGCCTGGCCCGCCGAATTGCCGCCGCCGACGACGAACACGTGCTTGCCCTCGCACATCGGCGCCTCGCTCGATCCCGCCCCGTAGAACAGCCCGGCATTGAGAAATTTCTGCTCGTCGGGCAAACCGAGACTGCGGTATTCGATCCCGGTCGCGCAGATGTTCGACCGCGCGGTCAGGATCGAGCCGTCCGCGAGATCGACGCGGATCTTTCCGTCGACGAACGTCGCGTGCACGCCCTCGCGCATCATCAGCAGTTCGACGCCGAACTTCACCGCTTGCTGGCGCGCCCGTTCGGCCAGCTCCGCCCCCGGAATGCCCTCCGGGAATCCCATGTAATTCTCGATCAGCGAACTCGTGCCTGCCTGCCCGCCGATCGCATCGCGCTCGATCACGACGGCCCGCAGCCCTTCCGACGCCGCGTAGACGGCCGCCGACAGGCCGGCCGGCCCCGCACCATAGATCGATACGTCGTACTCGACGAAACGCGGCCGCGAAACCCAGCCGAGCTTGGCGGCAATCTCCGGCAGCGTCGGCTGGTAGAGGCATGAGCCGTCCGGAAACACGACGACCGGCAGCCGGATGTCGCGCAGCGGCGCGATGCCGAGCTCGCGCATGCAATCGGTGTCCGACGTCAGTTCGCACCATTCGTACTCCACCACCCCGCGCTTCAGGAAGTCGCGGATCGCATAGGCTTCCTTGCTGTTCGGCAAACCGATTACCTTGACATGCTGCGACTGAGCCATGGGTTTCTCCCGCCGACCGCCATACCGGACCGCGCTCGGATCACGCGCCGGCCGTTCCCGAGACTGTACGTCCTCGCGACCGCCGAACCACACCGCTTAATAAGAATTAAGGTCCGGCCGCGTTCCGGCCGTCCACAATGAACCGTATCCCACCCCGCTCGCAGCGCCGCGCCGGCCTTGCTGCGAGCGGTCCTGTCGCCGGCATCGGAGCGGAAGATGGTCACGATCTGCACTCATCTCGGCGAAGCGCGCATCCTGACCACCGACAAGGACTACTGCGAGGCATGCAGGAAATCCGGCAGCCGCTGGGTGCACCTGCGGCTGTGCCTGACATGCGGGCACGTCGGCTGTTGCGACTCGTCGCCGAATCGCCATGCCAGCCGGCATTTTCGTGAAACCGGCCACCCGCTGGCGCGCTCGATCGAGCCCGGCGAGCGCTGGATCTGGTGCTATGCGGACGGCGGCATGGCCGGCGAGGTCCCGGCGTAACGCGTCGCGCTGCGGCATCGGGCACCGTTTCGGACCGCGGGTTAACACGGTCCGCTCGCAGCTTTTGTTCGCCGATTTTTTCGACTATTATTTATCGAACGATAACTTATCTATCGATAAACAAGAGGTGCCCCATGCCAGTCTCCAAACTTGCGCATTACTCGATCCGCACGCTCGATCTCGAAAGATCGTGCCGGTTCTACGAACGCGTGCTCGGCTTAAGGCGCGGCTATCGCCCGCCGTTCGACTTTCCCGGCGCGTGGCTCTACAAGGGCGACGACGAAGCCGATTACGGCACGGTTCACGTCATCGGCGTCGATCCGGCCAACCCGGACGGGCTCACGGCCTATCTCGGCGACAAGGACCTGCCGGCGACCGGCACCGGAACCGTCGACCACATCGCGTTCCTCGCGACCGGCGTCGAGGCGATGTGGCAGACGCTGCGTACCGAAAACATCGCGTGGCGCGACCGCACCGTGCCGAGCCTCGGGCTGCACCAGGTCTTCATCGAAGATCCGTCCGGCGTGACGATCGAACTCAATTTCCCTGCCGCCGAGGTCGCCGGCCTGGCACTCCCCGGCACCGCCGCATCGGCCGGTGTCGCTCATGGAGACTGACATGAATCACAGCACTTCGACGAACCGCAAGGCCGCCATCGTCGGCGGCTCGCTCGGCGGCCTGTTCGCCGCGAATCTCCTGCTGCGCAACGGCTGGGACG
It encodes:
- a CDS encoding NAD(P)/FAD-dependent oxidoreductase gives rise to the protein MAQSQHVKVIGLPNSKEAYAIRDFLKRGVVEYEWCELTSDTDCMRELGIAPLRDIRLPVVVFPDGSCLYQPTLPEIAAKLGWVSRPRFVEYDVSIYGAGPAGLSAAVYAASEGLRAVVIERDAIGGQAGTSSLIENYMGFPEGIPGAELAERARQQAVKFGVELLMMREGVHATFVDGKIRVDLADGSILTARSNICATGIEYRSLGLPDEQKFLNAGLFYGAGSSEAPMCEGKHVFVVGGGNSAGQAAMNFARHAREVTMIVRGASLATTLSRYLIDRIERTPNVTVRYGSTVDALHGDGRLEAIGLRSEGSAREVLPATHLFVCIGGAPNTEWARDTNIIRNPGGYLVTGSDLYDCPEFERVWPLERRPYYLETSVPGSFAAGDVRSGSVKRVASAVGEGAMAVTFVHRFLSEDARRAGGA
- a CDS encoding ubiquitin carboxyl-terminal hydrolase 14, encoding MVTICTHLGEARILTTDKDYCEACRKSGSRWVHLRLCLTCGHVGCCDSSPNRHASRHFRETGHPLARSIEPGERWIWCYADGGMAGEVPA
- a CDS encoding VOC family protein, with amino-acid sequence MPVSKLAHYSIRTLDLERSCRFYERVLGLRRGYRPPFDFPGAWLYKGDDEADYGTVHVIGVDPANPDGLTAYLGDKDLPATGTGTVDHIAFLATGVEAMWQTLRTENIAWRDRTVPSLGLHQVFIEDPSGVTIELNFPAAEVAGLALPGTAASAGVAHGD